Within the Miscanthus floridulus cultivar M001 chromosome 17, ASM1932011v1, whole genome shotgun sequence genome, the region GAGACTAATGCTCAAGATCAAGTCAGGCAGCTCTTGCAGCCCCTGCCTGCGCACTAGTCATTTTTGTCTTGGTCATTGCCGCCCAAGATGAAGTACGTAGTCAAGACGCTGCTTTTCATCGAAAGATGCAGCTGCGTGTTACTTATAACTGATGCAATGCAATGATGCAAGTAGTAATTTGCACGATGAATGACTGAACCTAAGAGTGGTGTGCGGGTGCTTATCATGGCAACAAGGTTAATGTACTATGCCTAGATGCAGCAGGTTGTGCTCACGAACGACCCTGCCTGCAGAAGTACATGTGTTGCGTGGTTGGCACTTGGCAGTGCCAGCCGCTGTTCTTCTGCTCACTGTTTCTTCAATATCTAACGACGTTTGTTTAGTATCTTGCTTTCTCGTGTAGTCGTGTGTTTGCAGGAAGTTACAACGTACTACAGGAACCATGGCGCAAAAAAAAAAGGGAATAAAAAACAACAAAATATGTTGCTGCCCAGGATCGAGCTGGAGGCCTTCAGTGCGTAAGACTGACGTGATAACAACTACACAGCAGCTTTGATGCCCGTTCTTTAAAAAATACGTAATTATATTCTTCATATATCGTAGGTACAACTAAAATGCCGATAAGAAATTGCGAATTGCGCTCTCGTACTGCTCGTTCTCGGATTCTCttgcactttttttttttggcggaGAGAGACGAGGAGGAATCTGAGTGAGTGCTGAAAGACGACGAAAATAAATATCTGACGACGAGAAGAGAAATACTCCTACTCGTACAAAAGATCCCAACTCGCTTTCAGCCAAGATCGTCTTTTCCCCTGCTGCCAAGGTCCAACCAAACACGACGAGGCTTGGATAGGGCTCCCCCGGCTTTTCTATCCTTCCCTCTCCCTGTCCGTTCCTTCACTCCCAGTCCCAGCTGCCATTGCTGCTGCAACACGTACAGCACAGTACAGGAGGAAAAATAAAGAGGCTGTACTACCTGTATGGGGTTCCAGATGATCCATGGCAGGCCCTGCGCCTCTTGCTGcccgtcgtcctcgtcgtcgtcctcctcctcgtggatGATGCAGGCCCTGCCCCCAAAGCAGTCTCACCATCCATGTCAGTGCTCATCTGCTCCTCAACTCTGCATTTCCTGCTGTCATCCTGTGCTGTATGTAATTCTCTACTGATTGATGGCATACAAGATTACTGTTGTCACAGACTGACGGCAGGTAGGTAATGTAACAGTAACACCTTCCTTTGCTTTTGTTCCAAAACGAACTAACCAAGGACATGCATGCATGAACTCGTGATTGACTCTCTTTTTTTTCATTCCAAACAAAACGAAGGTCATGGTCATGATTGACTGAATATATAGCGCGTTCTTGCCATTTCTGCGTTGTTTACAGTGAATGGAGGGAAGCCAATTTTCTCTGAATCCCTTGCAGCACTGGCCATGCATCTCCTGCTAAAACGTCGCAGAGACCGTAGCAGCAGGGACATTGCGTCTTCAGCCGGCGTGCTCCAAATCACAGAGAACAAATCAGCTGCGGCCAACTTAACAAAACACAAGGTCCGCTTTCATATCCCTCTGTGATCAGCTCATcagcaagtttttttttcttctttctatTTGTTCTTGGTATTTATTTACAGTACGAATTGCAGGTGAGTGCAGAAAGGAAGCTCCTTGACGACGCTCTTGACAGAACTGAACAGTATGAGAGCTGGATGGGTGAAGAGACATCGTTCTGGATGGACAGGGATAACACGAACAGCAATTTGCAGTACGGCCTGCTAATGCAGAACCTTCAGGAATTGGAGACAAGTTTGGCTGGTAAAGACTTGAAGATGCTGGAAAACGACATCCTTGCACACATCGAGCAGCTTGGAGCTCTGAGATCGTTGAATGCGTCTATGTCCATGGGCGCTACCCTGCTAGACACCTTAACACATGTCTCATTGCCACATGATCAATCAGACAGCTCTCTGCTTGACCACCAAATCATCAGGTTTGATCCAGAGACTCCTCTGGATGAGGAGCAAGAAGGTAGCGAAGTAGTCATCGTCCGGAGTGGCAAAAGTCAAGAGAGGAAGCTGAAGAGAGTGAGAGCGTCAGAGAAAGGAACCAGGATCTCAGTGAAAGTGAATCCACGAAGACCCAAGAAATCACGGAAGGCGAGTAGCAGCCAGTTTATATCCGAGTGGAAAAGTCATCCAGGCCGAAGAAGGACCATTGTGCGTGAGCAATCAGCACTGCTAGCGACCATCaaggtactactactactactactatgtaGTATGTCATGTCAAGCAGCAGTTCTTATATATCAGAATCAATTACTGGTGAATTGGAATTACATCGCAGCAGAGAATTGAATGTCAAATTAAATTGTTCAGGCTTTTGGTTTGGTTTATTTGAGTACTGTTTTTATATATACATACAATATGTTTgttgacatgcatgcatgcaggaaTGTGCAAGCCTTGAGAAGATAAGGGAGAAGATGGTGAAGGAAGGGCAGGAGGTGAGCTACCACAGGTGGGCAGAGGCTGCTGGTGTGGACGAGGCAGAGCTGATGAGCAGACTGCAGGCAGGTTACTGCTGCCGGGAGAGGCTGCTGGTGACCACCGAGTGGCTGGTCAGGTGCATCGCAAGATCATACACCGGCATGGGGACGGCCTTGGACGATCTGCTTCAGGTTCATATATCGAAACACAACACTACTGCATCTTCATCAATCACCATTCTGATTATGTGTGTGTGACTGAAGATCTTGGTTATTGTTGGCTTGAAATGGCATCGGTCTCTGCAGGCTGGGAAGATGGGCGTTCTTGACGGCGCGGAGAAGTTCGACACCCGAAAGGGGTGCAGGTTCTCCACGTACGTCAAGTACTGGATCAGGAAAGGGATGCTCGCTCTCCTCGCTGAAAACTCAGGAGTCACCCTGCTGCCTGTACGCCGACATGTTTTCAGTTTGCTTCCTGTCAGCAGTTTAATTTTGCCACTGAACTGATCACAGATTCACAATGCAAGTGCAGGCAAGAATGGAGAGCATCATGCGCAAGGTGAAGGAGGCGCGGCGCGGGATCCGGTACAGCCAGGGCAGGAACCCGTCGGACTCCGAGATCGCCGCGGCCGTCGGCGTGTCGGTCGCCAACGTGAGGCTGGCGCGCAAGTGCTCCCGCAGGCCCGTCTCGCTCTACTCGGAGATCGGGATCGGGCAGCACGCCAAGTTCGCGGAGGTGATCCCGGACGAGGCGACGGCGTCCGCGGAGGCGCCCGACGAGGCGGCGCTGTTCCGGGGCCAGCTGAGGGAgcggctgctgctggtgctgggcAGGCTGCCCGCACGGGAGGGACACGTGCTGAGGCTGCGCCACGGGCTGGAGGACGGCCGGTGCAGGTCGCTGGAGGAGATCGGCGGCATGTACCGCGTGTCCAAGGAGTGGATCAGGAAGATCGAGAAGTCCGCCATGGCCAGGCTcagggacgacgacgacgtgcgTCGCGACCTCCACGACTTCGTCTGCCGCTTCTGATTAATGC harbors:
- the LOC136517440 gene encoding uncharacterized protein isoform X1, with translation MGFQMIHGRPCASCCPSSSSSSSSSWMMQALPPKQSHHPLNGGKPIFSESLAALAMHLLLKRRRDRSSRDIASSAGVLQITENKSAAANLTKHKVSAERKLLDDALDRTEQYESWMGEETSFWMDRDNTNSNLQYGLLMQNLQELETSLAGKDLKMLENDILAHIEQLGALRSLNASMSMGATLLDTLTHVSLPHDQSDSSLLDHQIIRFDPETPLDEEQEGSEVVIVRSGKSQERKLKRVRASEKGTRISVKVNPRRPKKSRKASSSQFISEWKSHPGRRRTIVREQSALLATIKECASLEKIREKMVKEGQEVSYHRWAEAAGVDEAELMSRLQAGYCCRERLLVTTEWLVRCIARSYTGMGTALDDLLQAGKMGVLDGAEKFDTRKGCRFSTYVKYWIRKGMLALLAENSGVTLLPARMESIMRKVKEARRGIRYSQGRNPSDSEIAAAVGVSVANVRLARKCSRRPVSLYSEIGIGQHAKFAEVIPDEATASAEAPDEAALFRGQLRERLLLVLGRLPAREGHVLRLRHGLEDGRCRSLEEIGGMYRVSKEWIRKIEKSAMARLRDDDDVRRDLHDFVCRF
- the LOC136517440 gene encoding uncharacterized protein isoform X3: MGFQMIHGRPCASCCPSSSSSSSSSWMMQALPPKQSHHPSLAMHLLLKRRRDRSSRDIASSAGVLQITENKSAAANLTKHKVSAERKLLDDALDRTEQYESWMGEETSFWMDRDNTNSNLQYGLLMQNLQELETSLAGKDLKMLENDILAHIEQLGALRSLNASMSMGATLLDTLTHVSLPHDQSDSSLLDHQIIRFDPETPLDEEQEGSEVVIVRSGKSQERKLKRVRASEKGTRISVKVNPRRPKKSRKASSSQFISEWKSHPGRRRTIVREQSALLATIKECASLEKIREKMVKEGQEVSYHRWAEAAGVDEAELMSRLQAGYCCRERLLVTTEWLVRCIARSYTGMGTALDDLLQAGKMGVLDGAEKFDTRKGCRFSTYVKYWIRKGMLALLAENSGVTLLPARMESIMRKVKEARRGIRYSQGRNPSDSEIAAAVGVSVANVRLARKCSRRPVSLYSEIGIGQHAKFAEVIPDEATASAEAPDEAALFRGQLRERLLLVLGRLPAREGHVLRLRHGLEDGRCRSLEEIGGMYRVSKEWIRKIEKSAMARLRDDDDVRRDLHDFVCRF
- the LOC136517440 gene encoding uncharacterized protein isoform X2, encoding MSVLICSSTLHFLLSSCAVCNSLLIDGIQDYCCHRLTAVNGGKPIFSESLAALAMHLLLKRRRDRSSRDIASSAGVLQITENKSAAANLTKHKVSAERKLLDDALDRTEQYESWMGEETSFWMDRDNTNSNLQYGLLMQNLQELETSLAGKDLKMLENDILAHIEQLGALRSLNASMSMGATLLDTLTHVSLPHDQSDSSLLDHQIIRFDPETPLDEEQEGSEVVIVRSGKSQERKLKRVRASEKGTRISVKVNPRRPKKSRKASSSQFISEWKSHPGRRRTIVREQSALLATIKECASLEKIREKMVKEGQEVSYHRWAEAAGVDEAELMSRLQAGYCCRERLLVTTEWLVRCIARSYTGMGTALDDLLQAGKMGVLDGAEKFDTRKGCRFSTYVKYWIRKGMLALLAENSGVTLLPARMESIMRKVKEARRGIRYSQGRNPSDSEIAAAVGVSVANVRLARKCSRRPVSLYSEIGIGQHAKFAEVIPDEATASAEAPDEAALFRGQLRERLLLVLGRLPAREGHVLRLRHGLEDGRCRSLEEIGGMYRVSKEWIRKIEKSAMARLRDDDDVRRDLHDFVCRF
- the LOC136517440 gene encoding uncharacterized protein isoform X4, with the translated sequence MHLLLKRRRDRSSRDIASSAGVLQITENKSAAANLTKHKVSAERKLLDDALDRTEQYESWMGEETSFWMDRDNTNSNLQYGLLMQNLQELETSLAGKDLKMLENDILAHIEQLGALRSLNASMSMGATLLDTLTHVSLPHDQSDSSLLDHQIIRFDPETPLDEEQEGSEVVIVRSGKSQERKLKRVRASEKGTRISVKVNPRRPKKSRKASSSQFISEWKSHPGRRRTIVREQSALLATIKECASLEKIREKMVKEGQEVSYHRWAEAAGVDEAELMSRLQAGYCCRERLLVTTEWLVRCIARSYTGMGTALDDLLQAGKMGVLDGAEKFDTRKGCRFSTYVKYWIRKGMLALLAENSGVTLLPARMESIMRKVKEARRGIRYSQGRNPSDSEIAAAVGVSVANVRLARKCSRRPVSLYSEIGIGQHAKFAEVIPDEATASAEAPDEAALFRGQLRERLLLVLGRLPAREGHVLRLRHGLEDGRCRSLEEIGGMYRVSKEWIRKIEKSAMARLRDDDDVRRDLHDFVCRF